The DNA segment gattccctttattatcaaccaaattttttccacaaaaaaaggggggctggatccgcctatgttctagtttgaaagatcagttaaaacattaatgctttaaaacattctttatttttgtctaagttttcatttaactcctgtgtaaaattcaagtaattcaactttatttctattaagtttacaaacagaaacccataaaacatcatattttttatatatttttctgaatgttacgacttcccagtagtacaagttaacttttttggttccaatgccgtggtacgagttaacttgcttccgtatcttatcaccgtaattctaggaggaaccctaaactggacccctatcatattgtgttcacttatcgctacactgaccttcggtgcgaagctatatatagaacggcggaccagtttaggaggaaccccatttcttactctttaattattgaagttcctttgggtcagagggcatgactcctttccgtacacactcctctgtttacattgagatcgttcttaatataatacgacgtttaCCGGCATTAACAAGTTAATTCTTCTTGACGAATACTtcgaaaagggagacaactcgaaaTGATAACATGGAAGATTCCATTTCTGCTGAAGGggtgttataggtaatttttacgatgaaacatttattttaatttaaattatgcatgtgatttaaaattatgcaacaacaatagccctccatatgcagacagacatagaaagaatctcatgagtttcaaattaatcaatgaagcggggaatcactcaatctgataccccttgaaatcaggaaaactacacgcatgtggggtctcactaattagcgacaaaaagcgtcaagaagcgacaagaagaaaaataataagtgacaaaaagcaacaagaagctatttagcgacaagaatacattttgttatcacatacattaaaatattttttaggattatattgaaagatgaagaaattaaaaaaaaatcgatgaagagattgtgtactttttattatcatattgatagatgtagaaattaaacatgtgtaagagcaaaggaaatgtaaacgctataaaatgaaaataaaaacaaagatttgtcaccttccttttgaaggatttaataaaacaaaaacatgaaatattatttccttcctaactgtacaattaatttttcctgataggaccaacattagctgtggcttcactctaaggtaaaacacaattaagagcaacaaatgagattaactaggtgcgtgtcctttgttttattgcaacaataacatccattaacaccttcatcaattacacgcaccagaatataaaattattgtaccgaatagtgaacacctgttgaaaactcaagattgtcatcagtttcctttaatcttcaatctatatgcataaacatgataaatatcgttaaatgagacaatacactaaataaaatcatgaaaaatattcacattttaattatgttttcctcttgtttgatttcagttcttaatttgtatttcacaatttgtgtatgaattttctggacaattatgcacaaataatgcattttgcaagttaattatatattgtacaaaaatggttttaaaaacaaataaaaagacaaaatatacttcctgtgataccttataaaatatcatgtaaataaatgtagcaactgaattagatttacaagtttcattccccccccccccctatcaaaattaactttcctgtcgttgaaattgttttccttctgcatatttttttaatatttatttcgaataagtaatataaataaaaaaatgttttcttgtcgctaaatagtttcttgttgctaatattattcttcttgtcgcttcttggcgctttttgtctctacaattctttttgtctctaattagtgagaccaggcatggacattaatacataaacaaaccgcgacttgcgatttggaacaagaacgtttattaaataatatgatgaatggttctccatttctttatgagagtacagtatcaaatatcagtttcataacggtaaaatatagaaatactccacttcaattcttgtgacagaaatagaattatcgatcggctttcagagaactctcgcaagttatcaaaatttgggaattccctctgacgtgtttctaaatttataaaaacactaaatataaatactgtttaattctgattttccgtattgttaaaaacacgcatataagtcaaggaaaatatcatacatgaagattatgagtaaaacattacaggaaagttgtttatgttcaattgttttgcttgtttttaccttttaaagcaagacaatcataagaatctgagatgttgccgaatgtttagaataaaacgaatgacgtGAGGGAGTGTGTCATAGGGTCAatggtaaaagtctacagattgcttgacagcaatcgtatcccaacCAGGTTGGTTTGGCATAAACCCACCATAAGGGTAAGACTGTGGCCAAGGTGGCTGAGACCATGAGGGTAAAGGTTGTGTGCCCGTGTTGGGAAGCATATACCCACAATAGGATAATGGGGGTCTAGAACCTGGCAAGTTCAAGCCCATAGCTGTACCTGGGACAGAACTAATGGTACCCGCTGAATTAACAGACCTAGATAAAGTATGAGTCACCGAAGTTGTCGTAGGTACCCCCCCCCCAAAATGCATGGCCGAACCTTGTGAAAGGGTCGGATAGGTAGCATTACCAGACACAGTTGTCGAAACTCTGGTCAATGTACTGGTAGTTTGGGGGGGGACTTAAAGGTAGTGACCCATCTAAGAGATAGTCCGAACCAGGAATACTTACATACGGACTATTCAAATTAAAGTCcataataaattttactttagtcaaaaaaacacaaataatttgtttagaaatttaaacaaaaactagggaatatatttccaataaaatacacaatatatatgaaaagcaattaagctattaaaaaaattaaacacttCTCTGTTGAATCTGTAAAACTTGATGTGCACGTGTGACCGATGTCGCAGATGGAAATTGAATGGAAGAATATGGGCAAACAGGGGTATATGTCCGGACCAGTGAGAGTACGTTTATTTTTAGTTGGGATTTTCCATCTGACCTATGACGCAATTGGGGTTACACTCAGAATTTATGATGGTAACATATTTATAGCTataaaatcattaccaaccttccttttatggtcataaaccttgtgtttaaatttcatagatttctatttactaatactaaagttatggtgcgaaaaccaagaaaaatgcttatttgggtccctttttggcccctaattcctaaactgttgggacctaaactcccaaaatcaataccaaccttccttttgtggtcataaacattgtgtttaaatttcattattttctatttacttaaactaaagttattgtgcgaaaaccaagaataatgcttatttgggcccttttttggcccctaattcctacactgttgaaaccaaaactcccaaaatcaatctcaacctttcttttgtggtcataaaccttgtgtcaaaatttcatagatttctattaacctaaactaaagttatagtgcgaaaaccaagaaaatgcttatttgggccctttttggcccctaattcctaaaatgttgggaccaaaactcccaaaatcaataccaaccttcctttagtggtcataaaccttgtgataaaattttatagatttatattcacttttactaaagtaagagtgcgaaaactaaaagtattcggacgacgacgacgacgacaacgaggacgcagacgacgacgccaacgtgatagcaatatacgacgaaatttttttcaaaatttgcggtcgtataataaaaaattattttatcaaatggaAGAAAATGGTTTTTGAGGACACACATTTTCAAGTTGACTGGGATAACTGTCTTTAATATTATAAggaatttaaaatgtataacagTTCTGAACAGTGACTTTATTCCATCCTACAGTTTTTCAATGATGACCATAGGCAGATCCAGGTGCTtcccccttttgtgggaaaactttgtttgcttatatagggaatcactaaagCATTATGAAAACCCCCCTTATGAAAGTTTAGGATCCGCCACTGATGACAATAATTCATACCTTATAAAAAGCTAAAGAAGGCTTTATAACGTTAAGCacaataaattatatcaaaactgtcaaaaaatctatttcatagGTTGAATACCAGATCAATTATAATAAAGGTTCCAAAAACATCATCAACAGAACATCTGATCCTGGTTTTAGACAAGTAAACTAAGTGAAACTGCAAGCTACTTCTCACTGATGTTAGCCCTGCCCGCCCAGTCAGTTGTTGAGTGGAGAATCTGAAAAcccatcacacagtatagcagacttatataaaccctgaaaccaaatttcagaaatccttatgATGTACTTCCTGAGAAAGTGGCGACCAGAGATATTCATAGGATGAAAGGATGGatagacagaggtaaaacagtatacccccactTTTTAGAGTCAGGGTatcataatatttaattatataaccCAAGGTTAAATTGTTTGTGAGCTCTATCATACCTGTTTGCTCCCACTGTCACTTGAAGGAACATCTTCTATCACTTTGTTGAAGGCATCTAATAACAGTTTGATTGAACTAGCGATTTCTCTGTAAAAAAGGATGAAAAGTTTATggtggtaccaaacaccttgactaaaatttatttggctcgtttaattttcataaagttttgacaaaatatttactttgactctTTGACAgaactacaaaaatttaaaaatcttgaaCCAATCACGTTCTCAgaaaaaaactttcatttgatatagcagtttgacaaaaactaaatttgataattgagaagctttatatttctttaacaaTACAACATGATTACAACGTTTAGcttattttacagagttatctccctgtagtgttaggtaccaccttaatctaCTGACCATAACACATCATTATATCGAGGGACACAGCctgttaatttctttgaaaagttTTGTCAGACATCAGATGTAGATATATTAAAGAACAAGAATGTCCCCATAGTAAATGTATACCCCACTCCaactatcattttctatcttcagtggacagtgaaattcgggtaaaaaatctaacatggcattgaaaatttgattctagaaagattatatcatagggaacacgtgtactaagtttcaagttgattggattcttcaaaaactaccatgACTAAAAactaacctgaagcaggacaggaGAAGGGACAAACAAatgaacagaccagaaaacataatgacatAAATGAGTCATAATAACAGCACATACATTCTATTACTCTTAAAGTCTTGTCTAGACAAAAAGAATGGTTATGGTTAATGAGTTGGAATCGTAACTGATTttaattatgatatatttgataatttatgaTCTCAACAATAAAACTACCAAATTCTGATCCAActaaatatcaattttcaaaaccatcaacattaaatatttataaaaagatagtGTCACTTTAACAACACAATAATCTATCTACAAGTACAAGATATACTTACTTAATTGTTTCTAAAAACTGTTTTCTGTCATAAATTTGATCTGGTATCCTACCAAGAATCATTTTCAAACCAGAAGCACATCTGCTCAAGTCTTGAAATGTCTTTTCTGGGCGATATAATTTGAGTTCTGCAAATATTCAGATTTCAAagattagtttttaaaattacttattCTAATTATAATTCTTATAGGTATATATTTCATACAAAATCTACATGTActaatatgatataaattataaatacactGACTAAGCATTTAGTTTAACAAAAGTactttaagaaaataaacaaattataaatatgaacaTACTCACATATTATCTTTGTTACGATTACGTAACAAAGATAATATGTGAGTAtgttcatatttataatttgtttaactTCAGCTAAAGTTGGCCTGCTTGAAAATGACACaacttgaaaaatcaaattatgtCTCATCTAtaagttattttgaaaaaattgcagTGCATTTGACGAAACATATGAAATTTGCTATAAAAATTATCCATTTCCAGCGTCTTGTTAGGGTTAATACAATTTGAAACTGAAATCCTACCATCACTATCTTGAGTGCCTCCTAGTCTCAGTAATGTTTCACACATATCTACTTTGTCGGTCATTTCTGCTTTCCTCAGCATACCTCTTATTGTATCATACACAAACCCTGGTAATGTGTGGTCAGCCTTAAATGTAAtaatgaacatttatttaaaattatcaatggtAAATACTTTCATATgaatttcattcaaatccaaaataaatatacccctccgggtgtgggaatttctcgttaaattgaagacctgttggtgaccttctgctgttgttttttctaatttgggttgttgtctctttgacacattccccatttccatttttaattttattagtaGAGTTCATAACATATGataatgtcaattttttaaGTTATCAAAGACCATAACATACAAAAATTACTAACAGGAATACTTATGTCCTCTTATCATTAAGCAGAAGCTTATaaatgtaaactataaaataaGATTGTATCCAATACATTTTTATAGAGCTTATACTATAGTAATAATGGATGCCCAGCAtgtatatttaatgaaaaaaattaaatacaattttctcATTGACCCATGGGATGTGTTTTAATGACAACAAACACTCTCAATGAATACAACACTACATTAAATACCTTTGAGAAAGCTGCTCTCAATGTGTGGGCTGCAGATATATCTTTCTTCTCTAACTACAAAATATGAAACCACATATAACTAAAATTGATTCagcaaaaaataatatatatgctATTTTTCATCATACAAAAATTCTATAACAATCACTATAAGCTTCAAGCAGATATTTCAAGAGATATTGTTagtctttttataaatcatgtTAAGAAAACATTGAACTTGTTAGTTCTATATTTTGTCACAGTCTAGGTTGTTTACCCATATAAGGTacaaactgtttatatttttttgtttggtaacTTGTACGTATAGAATTgtcaaatgtacaaaaaaatgtatcagtTCTTGACCTGTTTCAAGTGATCACTGTAAAATGAACTTTGGTTTCAGGTTGATAACACACTGATATTGTTCTGAAAATGTAACCATTTGTATTACAGAATTTTAAATTCTGTATAACTGTTTACTTGATCAGAAGCTGTAATTGTCAATAAGCTTACATTGTCCAGGACTGGTCCGATAACAACATCCACCAGCATCCTGGCATACAGTGCTTTACTACTTTCTCCCATGATGCCTCTGTAGAACTGACTTATAAAATCGCATCACTTGGTATTCATCATTCTCATGGATATATGcgattctgaaaaaaaattctaatatttatacttttataatctcaagaattttaaaatctattctataattttttttttaaatcacgtctttggttgtttttttactgACAAAACAATCAAGTTATGGCATCAAATTGAAGATGTAACGAGAATAAAAATCTAATCTTAAACATGTAGTTCTCTCCAGAGCTTTATAGCATCATGCTATCATGATGCTTCATTATTTCCAATagtttataatacaaaatattatgataaatGCAGGTTCTCCCCAGGAATTTTATTATAAGCTGTGGTATGTGCATGATTTGCAACTGTTTACAGTAAATTGTTGTGGTGCATTTGTAATGGGCTTGTAATGATGCTTTCATACAATATGCTGCTCTTGTAATGTTGTCCTGATGGAATTTACCTTCTTCTGTAttagttactgtaaattcagaaatttatgcatgcatttattattgcaatttcgTCATTTGAGACTAaaaaccaattttattttttgcgatattcaaaaatatcatattggATTcctataaaaatttaaatgttttaatttttgcaattaTAATCCTGCTGTTTTTTCTCAacaatcgcaataatttcttaatttacagttgttaatgtcaaaagaatcttttttatatatccattgtaaattcagataaaGCAAAAAATAATCACTGAAATAAATTGTGCTTttgaacatgtacatgtatgatccACTATTACATCATTTCAGGGTTGTGTATTGTAACTGGAGCAGTGTACAATTAACATTATGATGTTTGACAGGAGTTGAGATTTTGGATCATTATGATTTCTCACTTTATGACATTTGTATGGCTTCagttacttacttacttactgccCATTACACCCATTGGCTTCAGTGCCATCACCAAAGCTGGCCATGAGAAAAGAAAGTTTCTCGAGTAATCAAACTCCTCTACCCAGACTAGTTTAAATAAATGAtgtcatacatttttgtacttcgTCAGAGATTACTCTGATGTCCAACgtctgttttgccagacaagctttGGCCATGGGACACTTCCCTAGCTTGTCCGCAGctgcttgtctggcaaaacagctgtTGGACCTTCAGAGTAATCTCAGACTAATAAAGTAATTTGGACtttaccattattttttttaatttaaggtaGAAAACTGGCTTATTCAACTAAGATTGGAGGCCCAGTACGGGCGTCTCACTCACAATAGCAGAGTTAAAAGCTTATAATGCCTTATGGTACAGTAGATGAACTACTTTAGGTCACAGATACCAACATTGGCAACAAAATGAACAAGGATGTAGTAAAGTGGTAAATGTTACGTAGAACAACCATcaacaaaacagaaattttaaatattgatctaTGGTCGTATAATGATTATTTGTGCATCAATCGCCTTCtgattttcaatataaatcttcctttaaattaaaaattaaaaacaggtGTGTTGTTTACCTACCTATTTCGTTTGCTAATAAGTTTTGAAGAAAAGGTCCGAGGAGTTCCGTAATAAGTATTAATATCCCAAACAAGTTCGGAGAGACAAAGTAGTTccgaaaaaagtaataatatcCAAAACAAATTAGGAAATCGATTACGGAATACAgtaacaaatataaatcaattgctttcaaaaagcaattgtaaacggtctttccccctttgaaacagattgattggggggggggggttgtttgtttgttttgtttgtttgtttgtttgtttgtttgtttgtttgtttgtttgtttgtttctgtaaggggtctagtattgtgttaccggagaagtttcatgtttagtttggaaagtttttattttattttaggtccagcgcgcgcgccagattgaggagacaccacgtgacgcgtgtttatattaaaaaaaacttagtctttttatttctctttaggtcgggacgttggacagacaacatctataggtggcacggtagtatttgctttccagaatttaggttgctcttttgtgtaccctacttaggtaaatgtatctaaacagtgtgattggacaaaaaatacagtatcaactgaacatactttcccaaactgagtgatgaatcaggtgtagaaaaatatgaaataattttatatacagatgaaaatgaatttttgag comes from the Mytilus trossulus isolate FHL-02 chromosome 3, PNRI_Mtr1.1.1.hap1, whole genome shotgun sequence genome and includes:
- the LOC134710257 gene encoding programmed cell death protein 10-like; this encodes MGESSKALYARMLVDVVIGPVLDNLEKKDISAAHTLRAAFSKADHTLPGFVYDTIRGMLRKAEMTDKVDMCETLLRLGGTQDSDELKLYRPEKTFQDLSRCASGLKMILGRIPDQIYDRKQFLETIKEIASSIKLLLDAFNKVIEDVPSSDSGSKQILEDRKKEFVRYSKKFSNMLKEFFRDSSQKQNVFLSANFLIYQTNVILRTVKQECC